The nucleotide window GCCCCACAGACCACGAGGGCCGATTGCAGCTCTGTACAGCAGCCCAGGACCTAAATATGCACTGCCCGGGAATACAGGTAAATGCTGAAATTAGACAAGGACAATTAATAGTAATTTAGGCCTTGTTAGACTTAGAAACCTAATGAATATTTTTAGAAACATATAGAATATAATAGAaacataatgaatatttttacCGTTGTTAAATGCCTCtagttacaatgtattttttgcagGGTACATCCAACACGATCCTAGTAAATTTAGAGCTCCTGCGTATAGCTTTGGTAGTCGTCGTTTCAAGTTTGTAGATGACTGCTCCCCAGGACCAGGGTATCTGGTGCCAGCAAATATCACCATAAGGGGCAAAGATGGCACACCAGCATATTCAATCTATGGAAGACCCAGGGATCTAAATGCTTTCAGAACTCCAGGACCAGGTAATGATATCAAAATATCCAGTTTGCgaatatagagtttttttttttttttttataaatcatccAAAATCTCCTTTGTGTGTTTCTGTTTACACAGGTAGTTACTCTCCTGAGCGTGCTGGGAAATCTGCTTATCGATCAGCTCCAATATATTCACTAGGGGCAAGAACAAAGACATTTAGCAATGATCAAACACCAGGTAAATGCTAAATGTGTGACATTTTATTACCATTGTGTGCCTGTTGAGATTATGGAGGGAAGTATCTAAAATGTGTCATATGAAATACCATTGCAGAGATTGCTgtacagaaaacaatatttaaatcagACCAATTACCAACCACCCAAATGAACACCAGAAACTCCAAAAGCAATACCTGTTCTTGAATTGGAACCTAAGACTGTTTTGAATGTCCAAACCTAATAAATCAATTCAAGTTTCTTTTGCTGCATTTAGCTTTTGACAGGACAGAAAGGAAGCGTGAATATCCAGGATAACGCAACAAATTCCTGACAAAGGTTCTCACTGTTCCACACTCCACTTTTGAAGTTCTACATTAAAACTTTTGACAGTTGACGATTCGCATGCATGTGGATCTGTTTCGGTGcctttgttttttaagttgtagCATGTTTAAGTTTGTCCTAattgtgtctttttgtttttctgttaaaataacatttgaaaagaaATATACCTCTTCaacttaaaaataatgaaaaaaatcacattggcTTTTTTTACATGATGTGTTAGCCTTTGCCTTGCTCACACTGCATTTGAAAAGATCTCTTACACTTTCACCTACCACTTTATATTTAATCAGTCCTACCGAGAAACATTCTTGGGATTATACGGCACATTGGCACCTATCACCCCTTACTATATaggttttattaaacaaagttGCAGCATATGGAATAAAAACACATCAAGCTGATTGTGGTTAAAGATTAGGCTGTGACCTCTTTATTGGatttaaattgttattaataaacaggatttatttagcgccaacataatatgtagagctgtacatgaaataggggttgaaaatgacagacagatatagacagtgacacaggagtaggggaggagcctgccctgaagagcttacaatctaggagaactttaaaaaaaacacagtttcatTTTCAAACATACACCAACAttctattaatttttaataaaccaaatacACTTAGTTGTTaggactcaagtataaaccaaaccAACAGTTACTaacagtactatccatggtgagAGTGCCCACCCCTGACTATATGACACTCAAAGGGGGAgtaacttcccccatagtgacgtcatgataccaggaCTCGCACACTCTCCCaccccaggtctgagcctgcgatgagagagagtgggcaggttgtgttcagagacacaacccgcccaccgcccgaGCCTGCGATTCATACATGAGAATGTCTGAAGTAACTTATTAGCTAACATAGAATAAATGAATGTGCATTTTACTACTTCACCCCTTGGGAGGTTTAGTTAATTTtcttcttcattaaaaaaaaagcctcccAATGCTAGTAGTCTAGCAGAAAAACCATTATTAAGAATTAATGTCAAGGTGGCATTGTATATTCAGCCCCCGCCACGATGATAGCAGTCCTTATGGCCATAACAAAGACTGATGTCTATATTTGGCACCCTATATGCCCAGCACCAACTGGTAATCCACCAACCAGTGTAAACAGTGGGTATACTTTTAGAAAAGTTCAACCcctttaaaatattcacatactcatacaaaaaaagttaaaataaaaaaataacattgttttagcCGTATCTACTATTANNNNNNNNNNNNNNNNNNNNNNNNNNNNNNNNNNNNNNNNNNNNNNNNNNNNNNNNNNNNNNNNNNNNNNNNNNNNNNNNNNNNNNNNNNNNNNNNNNNNNNNNNNNNNNNNNNNNNNNNNNNNNNNNNNNNNNNNNNNNNNNNNNNNNNNNNNNNNNNNNNNNNNNNNNNNNNNNNNNNNNNNNNNNNNNNNNNNNNNNNNNNNNNNNNNNNNNNNNNNNNNNNNNNNNNNNNNNNNNNNNNNNNNNNNNNNNNNNNNNNNNNNNNNNNNNNNNNNNNNNNNNNNNNNNNNNNNNNNNNNNNNNNNNNNNNNNNNNNNNNNNNNNNNNNNNNNNNNNNNNNNNNNNNNNNNNNNNNNNNNNNNNNNNNNNNNNNNNNNNNNNNNNNNNNNNNNNNNNNNNNNNNNNNNNNNNNNNNNNNNNNNNNNNNNNNNNNNNNNNNNNNNNNNNNNNNNNNNNNNNNNNNNNNNNNNNNNNNNNNNNNNNNNNNNNNNNNNNNNNNNNNNNNNNNNNNNNNNNNNNNNNNNNNNNNNNNNNNNNNNNNNNNNNNNNNNNNNNNNNNNNNNNNNNNNNNNNNNNNNNNNNNNNNNNNNNTATAGCCCAGAAAGAGTAAGATTCTTAATGTCACTTAGATTGGACAATAAGCAATAGTTTATTGGTGTTGCTGTATCAATTGTACATTTTAAGGAACTTTGTAATCAAACAGTGCTTAGTATGCATAATGTTTTAGGCATTAGTGGACTTAGTGTTTCAGCAACTGAGGATTTGGTATAGTTTCCATGCCATATTTTGTTAAAacttcagcaataaaaacagatttttgtctttGCTCGCTGTTGTAGGTAAGTGTGCTTgacatttctcttttctcttcagGTGATCTTGTCTCGGCCTCAAGCTCCTCAGTTTTCTTTTGGAATCAGACATTCCGAGTACGTTGCTCCTTTGATCGTGGATGTAGTAGACTAAAAAGTAAAGGTCACCAACATGGACCCACCATCacataaagagaagaaaaaaggataTGGTTGTGTTTCCATTTCTCCACTATGTACAGATACTATAGGGTTCATCTCTTGTTGTAGTTCAACAGTACAATACATTTCAACAACTAAATCTCATGTGAACGgtggtaaacatttttattttgtcacagtcttaaaattaatttgcagtCCACATTTCACACTCAAAATTCCCCAAAATGATGAAGACGATGCTTTTgtagtaaaaatgattttttttaaactgtgtgtcagAAACCTAAATGGAATCCTAGAGGtaatttttgaaatgccaaactAATATTTGTACAATTCTAACTGAAAAATGTCTTTTGGAGTTGCTTGTATGTTGTGCCAGTTAAAATAAGgttataaatctttaaaataaagcataaaaaggtCAAGAAGCTTTGGAAACATAGACAATCAGTATTGtcagatttgttttacattttctatagcCATATTCACTACTTTTATATCCTGACAATATCTGATATTATAGGTCTGTTTTGAAGACCACAAAGCCAAAGCTTTTGTTGAGTTCAACACAAGAAATCTGAAAGTCACCACTGAGTCATGGCTTGCATACTACACATATAGACACGCATATTTTAGTCTAATATTCTTTCATAAAAAGAACACCTGGAAATTTCTCCAAATGTTCTAAGCAGGTAATAAGCTACAATTCACATATTGAAACTTCCACCTAAACTTAGCCTAAACTGTCACAGCCTGGTATAATGGAATCTAAgtcattaacatttttacaaaaacatatagCAGCGAAGTCCACCTAAGTTTAAAGGGGAGGGTGGTGGTGTTTTCTAACACGGACATGCCTGTAGGTTAGGAaagaaactctaaaaaaaaaaacagctggttgCCATGCAACGGGTAATTTTATCATCAAGTACTTTAATTATTAATGTCAGGACCTTGGAGAAAATGCCCCTGAGGATGACTGCATTCCAGGAGTATAGATACATTATTGCAAACATTAGTGTATTGCCTCACCCTTGAATATCCCACATTTTTTCAGGTACTGTGTTTCATTGTGCCAAAAATATTACATCCGGGCCTATTCTTTGTTTCTGTCTGctcttctttaaagaaaaattgtctTCCTGGGCAtaaggtaataaaatattaaggtATTCAATATATCAGTGACAGCTTATTAAATATAATGGACAATATTCAGACTTTCTGTTTTCTAGCAAAAAGAACTCTtggtattatatatttagtattcaTTTATCACAAAGACCCAAATATAATATTAGCAGAAAAAAGGCATAAGAAAGGTTCTGATAAGCCTTCACAAGCTGTATTAATAACATATGCTTGTGGGCTGTTCATCTTAACACTAatcaatggccctaatttattaaagctctccaaggctggagagtatacacttggaacagatctggtccagggttgaaaacatttgctaacaaaaagcaaatgacttttaggaaatacattccaggtttgttggaccccCCAGCTTctccgatgaaagtgtatcctctccaaccttggagaactttattaaatcaggcccaatatgtcagtTCATGATTTCTGTTAATGTTGATGTACCTTAACTCTCCTGAAAGGCTACTCTGACTATCAAATTAGCATGGTCCTGCAAAACCATTGCTGGGAAAGTAAAAGGGTAAGagagtacacattttttttgtagaattggATAGGACTGGGAGGTTAGAGCTGCTTCTGTAACCCAGACACCAGAACAGGAATATAGTAAAATACCACCAATTGTTACAGTGACAAAACTGTCCAAGAAGTAATTTCTTTCACATTAGAAGGACATCCTCTTACATCTTGAATCTACAGGAAAGTAAGAGAAATGTGTCTAATGAGACATAGACAACAAAAACAATCCAGATTGTGGTTTAAATCTTTCCATACATGCTGAATTTAGAACATCTCAAAATTCtggctttaaatatacattaaataaaactgaattttagtGTAAAGGATTgatacaacaaatatatttaggCAATGTTTTAATgcagttgtatttaaaaaatatactgtcATCTGAAAACGATTATGATTCCCCTAAATACGAAGACATTCAAAAGTCACTTCCTTACAAGCATAACAACAAGTGATTGATACAATCTTTGTGTTGACACATTTTTATACacctacaccttttgttttcatgGGCCTTTTCCTAAAGTTGTTCCCTACTTACAACACTGACTTTCTTCACAAGACTATATAAAGCAGAGCCTCCCTGTTTTACAAGTGAAAGTTTATTTCTATACATTATAGGTAGTTACTTTTAAATAAAGTccaacaaataatttataaaaaaaaatatagaccaTCTCCAGATTTGCAATTTCACCATCACTTtagttttttccttttcattttcagcaATGTTGGATTTTGTAGCAACTTTATTGAAAACATCCAAGCATAAGTCTATTGGTGAAACATGTCTATAGTCCATTTCACAGTGCAAGGCCTCATGCATCTGTCATTGCGGAACAAGTCGATGTTCCAATTTCTCCTCATCGTAGCATAAGGGTCCCGTTCTGTAAAGAGGCTCCTCTTTTTCATACCAGCGACTTACATTAAAATCAGGGAAGAAAAAGGAGATTTCACGGCAAGCCGAGTCTACTGAATCTAGAAGAAAagaacaattattacattttatatacccATCAATGAGTGACTAATCAGCAAGATCACAGAGAAAAGACTATGACAGTTTTGTGGCTAACACATATCGCTTTGTTTAATGCCACCCAAGTAAAGAGTCCGTTATTGTGTCAGATCTTCATTCCAAATCAGTTACATTTATAAATTCTATAATATTGATACACACATGTTCCATTATGTCTGTTTAGAAGAAGCCAACAGATGCAATTCAAGCAGTGCTAAACAAGACTTTTCTGCTAGAAAGAaatggatataataataataatataataaaaaacagaatactgAGACGACAGTCACATGAATGTTGAAGTAGCTAAACTTTACAGCTGTAGTCTCAACTACACAGGGTAATATGAGCTGTTCTTGCATCACCCTTCACATGAACTTGTGCATGAACAATTTATTCTtcttgtattaatattaaacaggatttatatagcgccaacattttacatcattacaactttattataataattattaaataggggttgcaaatgacagacgaatacagactgtgacacaggaggagaagaccctgcccggaagagattacaatctaggaggtgggagaagtctcacacaataggaggagacatatgtagtggtgggaagtagtgacagtttcaaaatacagaagataaCAGAAGGTTTTTACCTACCTGATCCATGAGTGGTATTGCGAGTGTCTGTAAGCCCCAGTTCTCCTCGGACAGTTTCTGGAGCATCGATTCGCGCTTTAAAAACCTTTGTTGGACCCATGAGCTTTCTCCACAACTGGATAGCATCCTCATGTGCTAGGATGTATGCCCGCATGGGCCCACTGCATTGCAATCAGAAAAGTcagatgttaaaaatgtattgatcttTAGTTATGCTTTTAAATATGGATAAAATGGAATATCAACACTAACTTAACAAGCTACCTATATTACCAAATAGTAACTTGTATTAAGGTAAACCTACTAAATAACACAGATAATGAAAGAATTTTGTGGCTGTGGCTCAATATAGACATGCATACATGATCAGGAGGTTTAGCTCTTGATCACCCAAACGTAACAATGGGGAAGACTTGTGATGTACATGACCATGGATGGATTGCTGATGCCTGGTGTGGGCAGAAAACCTTGTTAATGAGAGAAATCAGAGGAAAGTCCACTgtttaaaaaatcataatttgCAGTAGTGGTGTGCAGCAGGACATCTCTGTATACACAACATGTTAATGACTGAAGTGTACTGTTGTTGACCCCTTTCTTATTATTAGATAAGGAACCAAATAGATACATGGTTAAAAAAGTGGAACAGAAAGGGTACTAATTACGGAACCAGCTAAACTGGTCACTAGGTATGAAATAGAGAAACAGATAGGAAAAGGAGTATTGTTAGGGAACCAGATACACTGTCTAAAGGGTATGATTATTGTTGCTGCATTAACGCAACACACACTAAGCTGAGGCATAACATGCATCAAAGCACCAGATGAGGCTTTGCTAATATCCTATGAAGATACTGATTTTCCTGAAAACaaaagcatctgaaaaaaaatagacTAGGTGTAAAGAACTTGCATTTTACCTGGACATGAATTCTGCTAATCGTTGATAAAAAAATCGtcctaaataaaaacagaaacaaattggcatgaaaaaaaacagatagcaGCTGAAATGTTTCACTATATTAAGAGGCTTCCAGTGTCATTTGACGTGGAATTACAGTCTTGcataacatacaacaaaaagCTGTCTCTCAACTACCTACTGCCTAACTATAAATATTGGCTTCCTATATAACACTACTGTAGTCTGAAAtgcacagaaaagttttttttctaataataatggAAATTTTAAACCTGTGTCACTAACAGCACCacacaaataaaattttactcctcaatgttatatatatatatatatatatatggggccagttctgtatggcttcaatcttggcaatttggggcttgactacacctctcccaataatgtaacccaagtacttggcttcttctagaCCAATGCTACATTTCTTAGGGTTCGCAGTCAACCCGGCTCTCATCAGTCACTGCCTGTACTTTGAGTGGGTGTGTCTCCCAGGTCTTTTCAGAATAAAGCCTCTGTTCTGAGAGACCCcatctgtcttttttcttttctaggcaaaacacaactaacagactttgtaagagcagtatcaacaccgcTGCTCATTTTGCACACCGCACAgctcccaagcacagtgttgatgcttccatttacaacagattTGGTCATCTCCTCACTGCCAAACACTGCTctcttggtcttatcaaccactccgATTATACTCTGAATCACTGCATCTTTAGCCCCAACAACAGCCTCTGAGGCAGTAGTTACACTCTTGTCACTtggcttttgcagtatgtgcattttcctgaAACAACCCTGTGAACCGAACATGACAGacatagcattcatatagcttgtTCCAGAACGAGTTCTTATGTACCTCTGCAGGTGACAATCAAATTTTGAgcaaacagggacagcttttccaatctttacttcacttaatttactaaactcttcccgcaccttttgggaaacagggacacttTCAGTGGCTTCTTTGGACTGTCGAATTAATTCAACAGcttcctcacacagaccacctgtctttgtctctcagcagagctccctcacacagagcccctgtctgtgtctctccaaacagaaCTACTGACTGAGCGCCTGGCtttatgttatatccccaccctcagtgcttcttcattatctCTTCTTCATATTGTGgtgtcacaatataaatatatatacatatatattaaaattttcatgttgaaagtagctgaggaattttgcggattcttaaagttaattatttttgtacttttggtatgttttgtagatgattgaattat belongs to Pyxicephalus adspersus chromosome 2, UCB_Pads_2.0, whole genome shotgun sequence and includes:
- the CIMAP1B gene encoding ciliary microtubule associated protein 1B (The sequence of the model RefSeq protein was modified relative to this genomic sequence to represent the inferred CDS: added 248 bases not found in genome assembly), with translation MTTEVQIGPWKPHRPRGPIAALYSSPGPKYALPGNTGYIQHDPSKFRAPAYSFGSRRFKFVDDCSPGPGYLVPANITIRGKDGTPAYSIYGRPRDLNAFRTPGPGSYSPERAGKSAYRSAPIYSLGARTKTFSNDQTPGPAAYMLPSVLGPRVVNRSSAPNYSMTGRSKIGSFHEDLQKTPGPGTYRVVDPTSYKYKPPQYSMTARNSLPGDTTQKPGPGAYSPERVILSRPQAPQFSFGIRHSEYVAPLIVDVVD
- the NME6 gene encoding nucleoside diphosphate kinase 6 translates to MSTLRWTRSLQLTLAVIKPDAVAHPIISEAVHQKILNNNFLIVKSKELKWRIDESQNFYHEHQGRFFYQRLAEFMSSGPMRAYILAHEDAIQLWRKLMGPTKVFKARIDAPETVRGELGLTDTRNTTHGSDSVDSACREISFFFPDFNVSRWYEKEEPLYRTGPLCYDEEKLEHRLVPQ